The genomic segment ATTGTAATTAGTGAAAGTTTTATTGTCACAAAAAAAGGAGCTCAAAGATTTACTAACTACGAGCAAAAGCTTTTCGATTTAAAAGATTTTCAATGAAATTGAAAACTAAATTTGGAATGGTAGTCAGTGGCCACAAGAAAGCCACTGAGGCTGGAATGAAAATTTTAAAAAGGGGTGGAAATGCTATGGATGCTGCAATAGCAACTGCCGCAACACTCGCTGTTTCAATTCCAAATATGAATGGATTAGGCGGGGATAGCATTGCTCTTTATTATTCATCCAAAACAAAAAAAATTACCACAATAAATGGTTCTGGAAAATCTCCAAAAAAAGCCAGCATAAAATATTTTAAATCAATTGGATTGAATGAAATACCTCAAAGGAGCTCTTTATCCATAACTGTTCCAGGCGTTCTGAATGCTTGGGAGAAATCTCTGAAAAAATATGGATCTAAAAAATTAGCAGAGGTTTTAAAAGATGCGATAAGTTTTGCTGAAAAAGGTATTAAGATAGATAAATATTTATATGATTTTTTAAGAGGTGATGTTTACACAAAATTAATTAAAAATAATAATTTCTTATCAAAAATTTACGGTCTTCCTAAGGATATTAAAATTGGAAAAATTATAAAACAAGAAAAGCTAGCTAAAACTTTAAGATTAATTTCAAAATTAGGATGTAAAACTTTTTATAAAGGTAAACTAACCAAGATCATGGTTCAAGATTTAAGAGATCAAGGTGCAATCATTAGCGAAGAAGATTTTAATAATCACTCAACCTTATTTCAAAAACCTTTGAGTACAGATTTTCAAAATAAAAAAGTTTTTACAGCTCCACCTAATTCTCAAGGTTTAGCATTGATGGGATTATGTGAAATATTTGATGAGATTAAAGAAAATATTGATTTAAGTGATTATATAAAATTTAAAAAAAGTATTTTTGAATCAAGAGATAAATATTGTTTAGACCCAGGTATTACTAATTACTTCAGATATAAAAAAAATTTAGATTTCAAAAAAATAAAAAAAAATTATTCAAAATTTTTCAAAAATTCAGGCGATACAAGCACTTTAGTTGTAGTAGACAACAAAGGAAATGCAGTAAGTTGGGTTCAAAGTTTGTTTGAAGAATTTGGAAGTGGGATTGTTTCACCACAAACTGGAGTGGTTTTTCATAATAGAATGTATTTAGAAAAGATATCAAAAAAAGGATATAATTATTTAAAACCTCAAACTAGACCATTTCATACTCTTTGCCCTTCAATTGTGCTTGAAGGTAATAAATTGGATTTAACAATTTCAACACCTGGCGATCACGGACAACCTCAAACAATTTTTCAAATATTAAATTACATTTATAAGCACAATTACAAGATTCAGAAAGCGATCAACCTACCAAGAATAAGACATAACGAAGGAAATAAAATTTTAGTTGAGAAAGGTTTTAAAAATTATTTTAACTTTTCAAAGAATAAAAAGATAAAAACAATAGTTTATTCAAAACCACATAGAATATTTGGTGGTGTAACTGCTATAAAAATAAATTCAGACAAAACTCTTTCAAAAGGTGCAGATAAAAGAAGGAACTGCTATTAAGCAGCCACAATAGCATCAAAAATTATTATAATCGCACTTATAAAACAAACTGCAATTATAAGTGATTTTAGATTACGGTTAACAAAATCTCTTATAACTCTTCTTCTACCCACATAAGTACCAATGACCAGAGCAGGAGCTAGATAAATTGACTTCATCACTTCAGGTAAATTTATCAAATCAAAGTAAATAAATAGAATTACTGAAAATAAAGCACCAATACCAAAAAACATATTTAAAGTCGCCACTACTTTTCTTGCAGAACTGTTTTGATAAACAATTGCCATGGGTGGCCCACCAATACCTGTTAATGTTCCCATTAAACCTGATGCTGTTCCTGCTATTGTGATATTTTTTTTGGTAGCAACAATGTTCCAATTTTTTGCACTCATGTATGTTGCTATTAAAAGCAAAATTCCAAATACTATTAAATATTTATTTGTTCCAAGTGTGAAAAATATTAAAGGCATCGCTAGTAAAGAGCCAGCCACTCTTCCGCTATAAGCATAAATTAAATCAACTTTAATGATATCTTTAAAACTTAACATTGCGTTACTAAAAGCTAAAAAGGATCCCATTAAAACAATACAACTTGGAACCATTGATGGTTCGAGCAAAACTAAAAAACATGCTGGAATTCCAAATCCTATACCAATTGCACTTTGAGTAATTGCTCCAAATATTATTAGTATAAAAATTATGAAAAAAAACTCTAATGAAGAAAAATAATTAAGAATATCAAACACAATTATTTTCTAGGATCATCATGATCAGGATTAAATCTTGTTGGAAGTAATCCGGACTGAAACCATTCAATAAAAGTATAGATATTAAATACTGGTACTTGAAATTTTTTTCTTACATCTGCAGCAAACGGGCTCATATTTGTACACTCCATTACAATTGCTCCAATGTTTGAATGTTCCTTCATTAATTCTTCAACTGCATCTAAATGATCCTGTCTTGCAAGATCGATATCCATTTCTTTTTCATCATTTAAAATTACTCTTGTAAATTCTTTACCATTTTCGGTACCTATGATTGGAATATCTAGTGGAACATTTGCAGCTTTAAGATGTTTTTCAGTAAGAGAAGGTTTATGGATTGTTAAAATACCAACTTTTTTACTTTTTGGTAAAAGACTCTGTACCATTTGAGTTTGCATGAGTGATGAGGTTGCAACTGGCACATTAACTGCTTCTGCCATTTGTTCTTGAAATAAAGATAAAAACCCACAGTTTGTAGTAATTCCATCAGCTCCCATTTTTACTAGTTGTTTGGCAGCATCAATAAATCCCTCTAAAATATCTTTCCCTTGATCATATACAGCTGCTTTAGGAGTTGATCCTGGAACAACTCTATAATGAACTGGGACACTCCAAGTTCTTGCGTTAGCTATATCTCCATGGATTCTTGGAAACTGAGTATCTAACATACAAACACCAACAGTTCCTCCAAATACAGTTTTTCCACCCACTGCAATATTTTTTTGATTATTTCCAAATTTCATGATTGTATTTTATATTTAGTCTTTAATATAACCAAGTAAATAAAATGAAAAATTCTACTAAGTCTAATTACTTAAATGGTGCAGAAGCTTTAGTTAAACTTTTAGATAAATATGACGTAAAACATATATTTGGTTTGTGCGGAGATACTTCATTACCTTTCTATGACGCTTTACATAGACTTAATCATTCTATCAAGCATATCCTTACAAGAGATGAAAGAAGTGCAAGTTATATGGCAGATGGTTATGCAAGAGTCACTGGAAAAGTAGGTATTTGTGAAGGCCCAAGTGGTGGTGGAGCCACTTATATTGTTCCAGGAGTTGTAGAAGCTAATGAGTCCTCTATATCAGTTATTTCGTTTACTTCAGATGTGCCCACAACTTCTTATGGACATTTCCCACTAACAGAATTAGATCAAAAGGCTCTATTTAAACCATTAACAAAATGGAATTGTGTTTTAAGTAAACCAAAAAATTTTGCTAAAGATATAAGAAGAGCTTTTAAAGAAAGTACTACTGGAAAACCAGGCTCTTGTCATTTAGCATTACCTTTTGATACTCAAACGGCTGAGGTTTCTGAAAAAGAAATTTGGATTGATAAAAATCATACTCGATTTCCAGCTGAACCAAAAAAACCTAATTTAAAAAAATTAAAAAAAATAATAAATGAAATTTCAAAATCAAAAAATCCAATTATAATTTCTGGAGGTGCAATTAAGAATGCGTTTGCAGAAAAAGAACTTCAAAATTTAGTAGAAAAACTAAATATTGTTTTTGCAACATCTGTAACTGGAAAAGGAACACTGTCAGATAATCATCCAAATTCTTTAGGAGTAGTTGGTAGTAATGGTGGTTCAATTTTTACAAGAGAAGTTTTAAATAACTCTGATTTGGTGATATTTTTAGGATGTAGAGCAGGTTCTGTCACAACTGAAAAATGGCAATATCCCGATAAAAAAAAGAAAATTATTCATATTGATATTGATCCTTCAGTAATTGACGCAAATTATAGATCTTACATTTCTATGGTTGCAGAGATTAAATCCACTTTAATTGAAATAAATAAATTAATTGGCCACCATAATTTTAAAGGAGATTTAATAGTCAAAGATGTTAAGAAAAAGAAATTTAAAAAATTTATTGAATTATCTGAAGATAATAAATCCCCTATAAAGCCGGAAAAAATAATTAGAGAACTTAATAACCAGCTGCCAGATGATACATATGTTGTTGTGGATCCAGGTACTCCATGTCCTTATTTTTCTGCATATTATAATTTTAAGAAATCAGGTAGATATTTTATTACTAACAGAGCGCATGGTGCTCTTGGTTATGCTTTACCTGCATCAATTGGTGTTCAAATTGGTAAACCAAAAAATAGAGTAATTTCAGTTATGGGAGATGGTAGTTTTGGATTTGCTGTTGGAGAACTTGAGACTGCAGTAAGGCTAAAATTGCCGATTATTTTTGTTGTTATTTCTAACAGTGTTTATGGGTGGATTAAAGCTGGACAAAAGACAAGATTTGAAAAAAGATATTTCTCTGTTGATTTTGATAGAACAGATCATTGTAAAGTAGCTGACGCATATGGTTTAAAAACTTTTAAAGTTGAAAAATCTCAAGAGCTAAAATCAAAAATATCTGAGGCAATTAATTACAAATCAGGTCCTTGTTTGATTGATATAATCACTCAACCTTTGCAGGATGCAAATGCACCTGTTAGTGAATGGATAGCATAATGAAAAAAACAGAAATATCAGTAATAGGTGCTGGAATAGTTGGCTTATCGTCAGCAATTAATTTAGTAAAGCGAGGTTCTAAAGTAACTTTAATTGAAAAAGATCTTAAAGGTCAACCAGCATCCTATGGTAACGCATCATGGTTATCTAGTCCATCAATC from the Candidatus Pelagibacter sp. HIMB1321 genome contains:
- a CDS encoding thiamine pyrophosphate-binding protein produces the protein MKNSTKSNYLNGAEALVKLLDKYDVKHIFGLCGDTSLPFYDALHRLNHSIKHILTRDERSASYMADGYARVTGKVGICEGPSGGGATYIVPGVVEANESSISVISFTSDVPTTSYGHFPLTELDQKALFKPLTKWNCVLSKPKNFAKDIRRAFKESTTGKPGSCHLALPFDTQTAEVSEKEIWIDKNHTRFPAEPKKPNLKKLKKIINEISKSKNPIIISGGAIKNAFAEKELQNLVEKLNIVFATSVTGKGTLSDNHPNSLGVVGSNGGSIFTREVLNNSDLVIFLGCRAGSVTTEKWQYPDKKKKIIHIDIDPSVIDANYRSYISMVAEIKSTLIEINKLIGHHNFKGDLIVKDVKKKKFKKFIELSEDNKSPIKPEKIIRELNNQLPDDTYVVVDPGTPCPYFSAYYNFKKSGRYFITNRAHGALGYALPASIGVQIGKPKNRVISVMGDGSFGFAVGELETAVRLKLPIIFVVISNSVYGWIKAGQKTRFEKRYFSVDFDRTDHCKVADAYGLKTFKVEKSQELKSKISEAINYKSGPCLIDIITQPLQDANAPVSEWIA
- a CDS encoding sulfite exporter TauE/SafE family protein is translated as MFDILNYFSSLEFFFIIFILIIFGAITQSAIGIGFGIPACFLVLLEPSMVPSCIVLMGSFLAFSNAMLSFKDIIKVDLIYAYSGRVAGSLLAMPLIFFTLGTNKYLIVFGILLLIATYMSAKNWNIVATKKNITIAGTASGLMGTLTGIGGPPMAIVYQNSSARKVVATLNMFFGIGALFSVILFIYFDLINLPEVMKSIYLAPALVIGTYVGRRRVIRDFVNRNLKSLIIAVCFISAIIIIFDAIVAA
- a CDS encoding gamma-glutamyltransferase, which gives rise to MKLKTKFGMVVSGHKKATEAGMKILKRGGNAMDAAIATAATLAVSIPNMNGLGGDSIALYYSSKTKKITTINGSGKSPKKASIKYFKSIGLNEIPQRSSLSITVPGVLNAWEKSLKKYGSKKLAEVLKDAISFAEKGIKIDKYLYDFLRGDVYTKLIKNNNFLSKIYGLPKDIKIGKIIKQEKLAKTLRLISKLGCKTFYKGKLTKIMVQDLRDQGAIISEEDFNNHSTLFQKPLSTDFQNKKVFTAPPNSQGLALMGLCEIFDEIKENIDLSDYIKFKKSIFESRDKYCLDPGITNYFRYKKNLDFKKIKKNYSKFFKNSGDTSTLVVVDNKGNAVSWVQSLFEEFGSGIVSPQTGVVFHNRMYLEKISKKGYNYLKPQTRPFHTLCPSIVLEGNKLDLTISTPGDHGQPQTIFQILNYIYKHNYKIQKAINLPRIRHNEGNKILVEKGFKNYFNFSKNKKIKTIVYSKPHRIFGGVTAIKINSDKTLSKGADKRRNCY
- a CDS encoding aspartate/glutamate racemase family protein, with amino-acid sequence MKFGNNQKNIAVGGKTVFGGTVGVCMLDTQFPRIHGDIANARTWSVPVHYRVVPGSTPKAAVYDQGKDILEGFIDAAKQLVKMGADGITTNCGFLSLFQEQMAEAVNVPVATSSLMQTQMVQSLLPKSKKVGILTIHKPSLTEKHLKAANVPLDIPIIGTENGKEFTRVILNDEKEMDIDLARQDHLDAVEELMKEHSNIGAIVMECTNMSPFAADVRKKFQVPVFNIYTFIEWFQSGLLPTRFNPDHDDPRK